Part of the Tidjanibacter massiliensis genome is shown below.
CACCGAACTGCCGGACGCCTACAAATCCATCGTCGAATCCTTCGTACACGCCGGAGCCGCCAACCATGTGCATGTCAATCTCACATATGTCAATTCCGAAATGATAACTCCGGAAAATGTCGGCGAGGCACTGGAGGGGATGAGCGGTATCCTCGTGGCTCCCGGATTCGGGCACAGGGGCATCGAAGGCAAGATTACGGCCGTGCGGTACGCCCGCGAGAACGGCATCCCGTTCCTGGGTATCTGCCTGGGCATGCAGTGCGCCGTCATCGAATTCGCCCGCAACGTGCTGGGCTACGAAGACGCGGACTCCACCGAGATGCGCAAGACAACCCATCCGGTCATCGACCTGATGGAGGAGCAGAAAGGCGTCATGGAGAAGGGCGGAACCATGCGGCTCGGAGCCTATCCGTGCCGTATTTCGCAGCCCTCGAAACTCTACGACGCATACGCCTCGGGGCTCGTTCACGAACGGCACAGGCACCGTTACGAATTCAACAACGATTACATCGACGCCTTCGAGAAGGCCGGCATGAAGCCGGTCGGCATCAACCCCGACTCGAACCTCGTCGAAGCGGTCGAACTCGAAGGACATCCGTGGTTCATCGGCGTACAGTACCATCCGGAATACAAAAGCACGGTCAGCAGGCCGCACCCGCTCTTCCGGGCGTTCGTCGCAGCTGCGGTAGCCTACGAAGCCCGGCAGGCATAAGGCCTGCCGGGGCATTCACGCACGGCCTGCGGAGAACACAGGCCGTGCGCATGACCGCCAAGAGAACAAGATTCCGATAATTAACCCTGCGGACCGCAGTCCGCGCAACCGTTACTCAAACACGAAACATCAAGAATGGATAAGAAGACACTCATCGGCCTCCTGATAGTCGGCGTCATCCTGTTCGGATACGTATTCTACAACTCCAAACAAGTTGCCAAATATCAGCAGGAACAGTACAGGGCCGACTCCATAGCACGCGCCGAACACCCCGAACGATATGTGGAAGAGGTCCCGCTCAGCGATACGGGCAAAGCAGTACGCGACGAGCTGGAGGCCCGGCAGGCGGAACAGGCCCGACAGGACTCCATCGTCATCGCCAATATCGGACAGTCGCTCGTAGATGCATCCAGGGCCGAAGCCCGCACCTACACCCTCGAAAACGAGGTCATCAAGGTGTGGGTATCCTCCAAGGGAGCCACGGTCACCAACGTAGAGCTCAAGGATTACAAACGTTACGACGGGCAGCCGCTGATGATATACAAGGAGGGTACGGCGAAGTTCGACATGGAACTCTTCATCAAACGCGCCTACAACTTCGCCCAGCTCAATACGAAAGACTATGTCTTCACCGAAGCGGAGATGACCGAAACGCCCCTGCCCGAAGGAGGCTTTGCACAGAGCCTGCACCTGAAACTGCCGGTGGATGCCGAGACGGGAGCGGCCATAGAGTATGTCTATACGCTGCGGCCGGACAACTACATGGTCGATTTCGACATCAACTTCATCGGCATGCAGGAGTACACCTCCAACCTTACCTTCTTCAACTTCGACTGGGGGGCCACCACGCTCCAGAATGAAAAGGGGTACAAGAATGAGAACATGAACACTACCCTCGCCTACCGGTATCCCGGCGCGAAGAAGATAGAACAGCTCGGTGCATCCGAAGGACATCGCGGCAAGGAAATCAAGACCAAGGTCAATTGGGTGAGCTTCAAACAGCAGTTCTTCTCTTCGGTGCTCATTGCCCGGGAAGACTTTACGGCGGATGCCGTAGGTTTCGACACCAAATCGGAGGGAACGGGCGAGATCAAAGATTTCTCGGCAACCTTCTCCGTACCCTACGACCCGGCGCAGACGAGCTACCGCTTCCAATACTACTTCGGCCCCAACCAGTACACCATCATGCGGTCGTACGACATGAAGCTGGAAAAAGTCATCCCCCTGGGCGGCAGTCTCATCAGCTGGATCAACACCGGTCTGACCATCAACGTCTTCAACTGGCTCAGCAAATTTATCAGCAACTACGGCATCATCATCCTGATACTGACCGTCATCATCAAACTGATTATCCTGCCGCTGACCTACAAGTCCTATATGTCGAGCGCGAAAATGCGGGTACTCCAGCCGCAGCTCAACGAGATAAACGAACGCTATCCCAACCAGGAGGATGCGCTCAAGAAACAGCAGGCGGTCATGGAACTCTACAAGAAGTGCGGCGTGAGCCCCATGGGCGGCTGTATCCCCATGCTGATACAGATGCCTATCCTCATCGCCATGTTCCGTTTCCTGCCGGCCTCCATCGAGCTGCGCGGGCAGCACTTCCTGTGGGCCGAGGACCTCTCCTCCTATGACAGTGTCCTGCAACTGCCCTTTAAAATTCCCTTCTACGGCGACCACGTCAGCATGTTCGCCCTGCTCATGGCACTCGCCATGTTCTTCTACTCGCGCATGACCTACAAACAGACCGCATCGGCCGGGCCCCAGATGGCCGGCATGAAGTTCATGACCGTCTATCTGATGCCTATTCTGATGCTCTGCTGGTTCAACAGCTATGCCAGCGGCCTGACCTACTACTACCTGCTCTCGCAGCTCTTCACCATGTTGATAATGTATATCATCCGTTATTCGGTGAACGAGGAGAAGCTCCTGGCCAAGCTGCAGAGCAACGCCGCGAAGGCCGACCGCAGTGCCGCGACCAAAAAGAAAAGCAAATGGCAGATGCGCTATGAAGAGGCGCTCCGCCAACAGCAGCAGATGCAGCGCCAGCAGCAACAGAAAGCCTACGGCGGCAGCCAGAAGACGCATACGGCCAAGCCGCAGAGCACCAAGAACCAGCCTCCCAAAAAACGCCGTTAGCGGGAGCATGAAGCCACGAGCAAGGGCGGAACATTGTGTTCCGCCCTTGCTCGTTTTCCCTATTTCCCTCACGCCTCCTTTCCCCGACATGCGCTTTCCTCCGGCGAAAGGGCTTATGCTGCAAAAATATATCTAAAGAAATACATATCTTTGTTCATACAGGATAGGGACCATGCGTTCCGCTTCCGACAAACTCATACGAAAGATGAAGACGATGAAGACACTCCTGCTGTGGCTGTATACTGCTGACAGCCGCAACGGCACGCACCGCGGCACAATCCATCGAGCCGCGCGTAAGCGAAGAGGTGGAACTGATGTCGGCTCTCGCCCGGACGGCCGGTTACGAAGAGTATGCCATGAACCTGGGCGGAAGCTACACCGCCGATATAGACTCCTGCATGGGTCCCTGCCGCACCCATCCGGCCGTCGCCTTCATGCAGGAGATACGGCGCACGAACGGCATCTCGTACGACGCGGTCATGTCGATGGCGCTGCTGCTAAAGTACTGCGACGGCCGGTTCGTCCTGATGCCGCAACAGGAAACCATGCTCGACAAACGATGGGCGACGGTGGACAAGGAGCGTTTTCTCGCGCTGCTTTCCGATTTCCATGCCCGGAGTCGGTTCCGCGACTTCTTCGTCGCACACGAACCGCTCTATGCCGCCAGAATCGCAGCATTCCGGGAGAGCATCATGACGGGTTTCGACCAGACGTGGTATGCCGATTTTTACGGTACGGAAGCACAGGAAACCTTCACCGTCGTCATCGGTTTTTGCAACGGAGGACAGAACTACGGCATCCGACGACATCCGGAGGGAGGCCCGGAGGAGGCGGTATCCGTCATAGGGTACGTCGTGGACAGCAACGGCGTACCGCAGTACGACGGCTCCTACCTCGCCCTGCTGATACACGAATTCAACCACTCGTTCGTCAATCCGCTGCTGACGGACCATGCCGCTCTGCTGGAGCGTTCCGGGAAAATCCTGCTGGCCACTACCCGGTATGCAATGGCTGTACAGGCCTACGGCAACTGGCAGACGCTCCTCAACGAATCACTGGTACGGGCCGCCACGATATGTTACATGCAAGCACACGACTATCCTCTCCGCACCGTAAAGGCCATGCTGGTGGAAGAACTCTCCCGAAATTTCTACTGGATGCCGGAGCTGGTCGGCCTGCTGCACGAATACGAACGGGAACGCAGCGCATACCCGACCTTCGCATCTTTCTGTCCGCGTATCGCGGCCTTCTTCGACGGAGTAGCCGAAACACAAGTGAACCGTATAGAAGCTGTGCTGCAACAATGACACCCCACCAAGGCAACAGGCGATGGCGGCGTGCCGCCATCGCCTGTTGCCTTGTACTCTCCGCCCTACCCGAACCACTGGCCAGAATCTCCGCCACTCTGTGCGCTTTTCCGACCCGCTACAGCCATAGCAGCGCCTCTCGCCCAGGCACTCGGTTGAAGAGATGCAAGCACGCCATCGTCGCAGACCGTTTCTTCCGGACACTCTCCGAGGCAGTCTTTCAGCCCGATTGGCAACGGCCCCTTACTCCTCCGCGCCCAAAGCCGCACGGAGCGTCTCTGCCAGACCGGTCAGGTGGTCGTAACAGGCCATGTAGTTCTCTTTCACCAACCGATAATAATCATCGGTAGCGGTAAACCAATCGGCCGTCTGCTGAAGCTCCTGTTCGTACCGGCGCAGCCGACTCCTGCCGTATTCGGAGACATCTTCGGCCAGCATCTTCTCCAGCTCGCCGCGTAGCCGGGCTCGCTCCCGGTAGGCATCGTCCATCAAAACGACGTAATCGCCCGGCAGCGATATATAGACGCTGTCCACTATCTCATACTCCGTACCGGAGGTCTCCTCCTCCGCGAAGGGAACAAGCGTCACCACATAGGCTCCCACATCGTCGATGCTGTACGCATAACGGTAATCATCGCAGACTACGGTCACCGCATAAGCCATGAGTTCCATCACGGTATTCAGGTTCTCCTGCTCCTCTTCGGCAATCAGAAAACTCCCCGATACACGGAGACTCCCTGACGAGGCATCCTCGTCGATGGTCGCCTCCTCGAAATTATCGTATATCCACTCCTTCGTACGGGAGACCATCTCCTGACGCGTCAGTGCACTGCCTCCGGCACCGGCTATCTCTATCCGTCCCGCCTCGTCCAACGGAAACGCCGGCACAGGCAGCGTATCGTTATCGGCCCGCACCGCCGGCGGGAACAAGAGTGCGAACGCAACGACCGCAAAAAACAACAAACTCCTTCTCATATCACGACAATATATATAAGCCAACATCCGACTGCTCAACCCCGCTTCGGTCCCCGGCCGCATCGCCGCATGAACACCGAAAACGCTTTTTCCCTTTCGGAAGCGGGATGCAAGCCTACCGCCACCGTACCAAAAAGCATTCCAACCTCCTCCCTGCACCCCGTTGCGGACACATTTTCCGCCGCACGGCAGTCACCGCTTTCCGCATCGGAACGCTTTCTCCGACCTTCCCCACAATACACTCCGCATAAGCAACCGGAACAACCGGAGAAAAACCCGGCCCTGCCTCTACGCCTCCGCCACACATCCCCGCACGGACAACCGGCACCCGTCTCCGATATGCTCCCTGCATAGCTGCATAACAGCCAAACCGAACGGACTTCCTCCATTTATCCGCAACGCAAAAACCGCCTTTCGCAAAGCATAAAAGAAGGATACAGACAACCGGAAGGGAAAAACCAACCCTTTCCGACCCGCTCGCCTGCGCAGTACATTCCGCAGGCAGTCGAAATATAAAAGACTGCCGCAGGGCATCGCAGCACCCGCGGCAGTTTATCCGGTTTCGTTCGCCTGCCCTGCGGCCGGCTGGAAGCACCCCGAAATACCGGAGCATCAGGATGCTCCGTGGCAGTTCTTGTACTTCTTGCCGCTGCCGCAGGGACAGGGTTCGTTACGCCCCACCTTCTTCTCTACATGCACGGGCGAGGGAGCCCCCTTGTCGCCCTGCCCTGCCGCGGCCGCGGCCTGCATACGGGAAGCCTGCAACTTGGACATATCCACCTTGGGACGGTTCTGTTGCTGCTGCGGCCTGCTCGGCTGCCTTACGCTCTGTTCGGTCTGTTCGCGCATCGGGATATACCCTTTGTTCAGTATCGACAGTTCGTCGCGGTTGCTCTTTTCGAGCATGGCGCTGAAGAGGTTATAGGATTCGAGTTTATATATCAACAGCGGGTCTTTCTGTTCGTAGGAGGCATTTTGCACACTCTGGCGCAGGTCGTCCATCTGCCGCAGGTGGTCACGCCAGTTGTCGTCGATGGTAGTAAGCATGACGATTTTGGTGAACATCTTGTAAATCTCCGCCCCGTCGCTTTCAATCGCCTTACGCAAATTCACGGGAACGTTATAGACCAGCTTGCCGTTGGTGATGGGGATATAAATGTTCTCCACCTGGTCGCCCTGCTTCTCATACACCTGCCTGAGAACGGGCATCGCGGTAGCGGCCACAGACTGCGCCCGGCGCTCGTAGGCGTCGTTGATATCGGCCGCAATCAGTTCCACGAGCTCCTCCTTCTTGGCATTGGCGAAGGTCTGTTCGTCGAACGACGGCTGTACGGCTACCTGACGTATCAGTTCGAAACTGAAATCCTCGAAACCCGCCTCGCCGAAGTTCTCCACGAACGTTTCGGCAAAGTCGAGCACGATGTTGTTGCGGTCGATGTCTATCCGCTCGCCGGCCAGCGCGTTGCGGCGGCGGGAGTAGATTACCGTACGCTGCGAATTCATCACGTCGTCGTATTCGAGCAAACGTTTGCGGATACCGAAGTTGTTCTCCTCGACCTTCTTCTGAGCACGCTCGATAGCCTTGGTCATCATACCCGCCTGTATCTCTTCGCCGTCCTTCAGTCCCATACGGTCCATCATGGAGGCGATACGCTCCGAACCGAACAGACGCATGAGGTCATCCTCCAGCGATACGAAGAACTGCGACGAACCGGGGTCGCCCTGACGGCCCGCACGGCCGCGCAACTGACGGTCCACACGGCGCGACTCGTGACGCTCGGTACCCACGATGGCCAGACCGCCCGCCTCCTTCACTTCCGGCGTCAGCTTGATGTCCGTACCGCGGCCCGCCATGTTGGTGGCTATCGTCACCTGCCCTGCCCGACCCGCTTCGGCCACCACCTGTGCCTCCTGCTGGTGGTGCTTGGCGTTGAGTACGTTGTGTTTGATTCCGCGCAGCTTGAGCACGCGGCTCAGGAGTTCGGAGACCTCCACCGAAGTGGTACCCACGAGTACCGGCCTGCCCTCGGCCACGAGGGAGACGATTTCCTCGACCACGGCATTGTACTTCTCTCGCTTGGTCTTGTATATCTTGTCGTCCCTGTCCTCGCGGATGACCGGCCGGTTGGTCGGGATAACGA
Proteins encoded:
- the yidC gene encoding membrane protein insertase YidC, encoding MDKKTLIGLLIVGVILFGYVFYNSKQVAKYQQEQYRADSIARAEHPERYVEEVPLSDTGKAVRDELEARQAEQARQDSIVIANIGQSLVDASRAEARTYTLENEVIKVWVSSKGATVTNVELKDYKRYDGQPLMIYKEGTAKFDMELFIKRAYNFAQLNTKDYVFTEAEMTETPLPEGGFAQSLHLKLPVDAETGAAIEYVYTLRPDNYMVDFDINFIGMQEYTSNLTFFNFDWGATTLQNEKGYKNENMNTTLAYRYPGAKKIEQLGASEGHRGKEIKTKVNWVSFKQQFFSSVLIAREDFTADAVGFDTKSEGTGEIKDFSATFSVPYDPAQTSYRFQYYFGPNQYTIMRSYDMKLEKVIPLGGSLISWINTGLTINVFNWLSKFISNYGIIILILTVIIKLIILPLTYKSYMSSAKMRVLQPQLNEINERYPNQEDALKKQQAVMELYKKCGVSPMGGCIPMLIQMPILIAMFRFLPASIELRGQHFLWAEDLSSYDSVLQLPFKIPFYGDHVSMFALLMALAMFFYSRMTYKQTASAGPQMAGMKFMTVYLMPILMLCWFNSYASGLTYYYLLSQLFTMLIMYIIRYSVNEEKLLAKLQSNAAKADRSAATKKKSKWQMRYEEALRQQQQMQRQQQQKAYGGSQKTHTAKPQSTKNQPPKKRR
- a CDS encoding DUF4932 domain-containing protein gives rise to the protein MELMSALARTAGYEEYAMNLGGSYTADIDSCMGPCRTHPAVAFMQEIRRTNGISYDAVMSMALLLKYCDGRFVLMPQQETMLDKRWATVDKERFLALLSDFHARSRFRDFFVAHEPLYAARIAAFRESIMTGFDQTWYADFYGTEAQETFTVVIGFCNGGQNYGIRRHPEGGPEEAVSVIGYVVDSNGVPQYDGSYLALLIHEFNHSFVNPLLTDHAALLERSGKILLATTRYAMAVQAYGNWQTLLNESLVRAATICYMQAHDYPLRTVKAMLVEELSRNFYWMPELVGLLHEYERERSAYPTFASFCPRIAAFFDGVAETQVNRIEAVLQQ